A stretch of the Osmerus eperlanus chromosome 10, fOsmEpe2.1, whole genome shotgun sequence genome encodes the following:
- the pigb gene encoding GPI mannosyltransferase 3 yields the protein MEVMDRIRARLNTGNKTFSEPIKLRKRKSQLYSKEDTCPFDKGVFGVSVSVFSVTFRLINCFLVQTSFVPDEYWQSLEVSHRMVYNYGYLTWEWKEGLRGFSYPLIFAVIYKILHFTNCDSVQLLVWAPRVLQALLAALGDIKLYSLIRTLEPSDTARWTLFCQLSSWFTWYCCTRTLTNTMETTLTALALCYYPLPGTKTHSSTKYLTLVAMAVIVRPTALIVWLPLLMQHFWRENNKLRLVTHHCLPIGALTLGVSTLIDCMFYGKTTLVQYNFLKFNILHNVAEFYGSHPWHWYLSQGFVAVIGPHLPLFLHGCMLAPKKYRILLVTVIWTVAVYSLLAHKEFRFIYPVVPLCMVFCGISLASLKAWRKKVACVLLVSNLVPALYTGLVHQRGTLDVMGHLQTLCHNSQSAGSIQPDIYFLMPCHSTPFYSHVHCPMRMRFLECPPDLHGNSSYVDEAEHFFDDPLLWLRDSFPYKSSLPTHLVLFDVLEKEISVFLKGNKYIRSAEIFHTHMPEGRVGGGILVYERH from the exons ATGGAAGTAATGGACAGGATTCGTGCGCGCCTAAACACAGGGAACAAGACATTTTCGGAGCCCATTAAACTACGGAAAAGAAAATCTCAGCTTTACAGTAAAGAAGATACATGTCCTTTTGACAAAG GTGTGTTTGGGGtcagtgtctctgtgttctctgtgactTTCCGTCTGATAAACTGCTTCCTGGTCCAGACCAGCTTCGTACCTGACGAATACTGGCAGTCCCTTGAAGTCTCCCATCGCATGGTTTACAA TTATGGCTACTTAACCTGGGAATGGAAAGAAGGATTACGAGGATTCTCTTACCCTCTGATctttgcagtaatttacaagaTCCTGCACTTCACAAACTGTGACTCAGTTCAACTCTTG GTATGGGCACCAAGAGTTCTCCAAGccctcctggctgccctgggTGACATCAAGCTCTACTCTCTCATTCGAACACTTGAGCCTTCAGACACTGCTAGATGGACG CTGTTCTGCCAACTGTCATCCTGGTTCACGTGGTATTGCTGCACCAGGACCTTGACCAACACCATGGAGACCACCCTCACTGCTCTGGCACTGTGCTACTACCCTCTGCCAGGCACTAAAACACACAGCAG cACCAAATATTTGACTCTGGTTGCCATGGCAGTCATTGTTCGTCCGACAGCCTTGATTGTGTGGCTTCCTCTTCTCATGCAGCACTTCTGGAGAGAGAACAACAAGCTAAGACTTGTCACTCACCACTGCCTGCCCATAGG GGCTTTGACTCTTGGTGTATCAACCTTGATTGACTGTATGTTCTATGGAAAG ACTACCCTGGTGCAGTACAACTTCTTGAAGTTTAACATCTTGCACAATGTGGCAGAGTTCTATGGCTCCCACCCCTGGCACTGGTATCTCAGCCAGGGCTTTGTGGCTGTCATCGGACCccatctgcctctcttcctccatggaTGTATGCTGGCCCCAAAGAAGTACAGGATACTGTTGGTAACTGTGATCTGGACAGTAGCGGTTTACAG TTTGCTCGCTCACAAGGAATTCAGATTCATCTATCCTGTTGTACCACTGTGCATGGTGTTCTGTG GTATTTCATTGGCCAGTCTGAAAGCCTGGAGGAAAAAGGTAGCTTGTGTCCTACTGGTGTCCAACCTGGTTCCTGCTCTGTACACTGGTCTGGTTCACCAGAGAGGAACCCTGGATGTAATGGGCCATCTTCAGACCCTGTGTCACAACAGCCAGTCTGCAGGCTCCATTCAACCGGATATCTACTTCCTCATGCCCTGCCACTCAACTCCTTTCTACAG TCATGTTCACTGTCCAATGAGGATGCGTTTTCTGGAgtgtcctccagacctgcatgGAAATAGCAGCTATGTAGATGAGGCAGAGCACTTCTTTGACGACCCTCTCCTTTGGCTGAGGGACTCTTTTCCATACAAGTCCTCACTGCCTACCCACCTGGTGCTCTTTGATGTTTTGGAGAAG GAGATTTCTGTATTCCTCAAAGGAAATAAATACATCAGAAGCGCTGAGATCTTCCACACTCACATGCCTGAGGGCCGTGTTGGAGGAGGCATCCTCGTCTATGAGAGGCACTGA
- the rab27a gene encoding ras-related protein Rab-27A — protein MSDGDYDYLIKFLALGDSGVGKTSFLYQYTDGKFNSKFITTVGIDFREKRVMYKSSGPDGTSARGQRIHVQLWDTAGQERFRSLTTAFFRDAMGFLLLFDLTSEQSFLNVRNWMSQLQMHAYCESPDIVLCGNKSDLGEQRAVREDEARELAEKYGIPYFETSAANGQNVGQAVDVLLDLIMKRMERCVDKSWIPDGTVRTNGTSNPDLAESAEKGKCAC, from the exons ATGTCTGATGGGGACTACGATTACCTCATCAAATTCCTGGCACTTGGGGACTCTGGTGTGGGGAAAACCAGTTTCCTATACCAATACACAGACGGAAAGTTCAATTCCAAATTCATCACTACAGTGGGCATTGATttcagagaaaaaagagtg ATGTACAAGTCTAGCGGTCCTGACGGCACGTCAGCTAGGGGACAGAGGATCCATGTGCAGCTGTGGGATACGGCAGGGCAGGAGAG GTTTCGGAGTTTAACCACGGCTTTCTTCAGAGATGCCATgggcttcctcctcctgtttgaCCTCACCAGCGAACAGAGTTTCCTAAATGTCAGAAACTGGATGA GCCAGCTGCAGATGCATGCATACTGCGAGAGCCCAGACATCGTCCTGTGTGGCAACAAGAGTGATCTTGGAGAGCagagggctgtgagggaggaCGAGGCCCGCGAACTGGCAGAGAAGTATGG GATCCCGTACTTTGAGACCAGTGCAGCCAACGGACAGAATGTCGGCCAGGCTGTAGACGTTCTGCTGGACCTGATCATGAAGAGAATGGAGCGCTGTGTGGACAAGTCGTGGATCCCTGACGGTACCGTGAGGACCAACGGAACCAGCAACCCAGACCTGGCAGAGAGCGCAGAGAAGGGCAAATGTGCATGTTAG
- the rsl24d1 gene encoding probable ribosome biogenesis protein RLP24, whose amino-acid sequence MRIEKCYFCSGPVYPGHGTMFVRNDCKNFRFCKSKCLKNFKKKRNPRKTRWTKAFRKASGKELTVDNCLEFEKRRNVAVKYQRALWSKTVEAMKVVEGIKQKRQARFILNRLRKGKQLEKEEAIQEVKKNIHLIKAPHAGKAKIMEEKMVQKLQEDVEMDD is encoded by the exons ATGCGAATTGAAAAATGTTATTTTTGTTCGGGACCGGTGTATCCCGGACACGGCACAATGTTTGTACGGAACGACTGCAAG AATTTCAGATTTTGTAAATCAAAGTGCCTCAAAAACTTCAAGAAGAAGCGCAACCCCAGAAAGACCAGATGGACCAAGGCTTTCAGAAAAGCGTCTGGCAAAGAGTTAACTGTG GATAACTGTCTGGAATTCGAGAAGCGCAGAAATGTGGCAGTCAAATACCAGAGGGCTTTGTGGAGCAAGACTG TGGAGGCCATGAAGGTGGTTGAGGGAATCAAGCAGAAACGACAGGCGCGGTTCATCTTAAACAG atTGCGGAAGGGCAAGCAGCTGGAAAAGGAGGAGGCAATACAAGAAGTAAAGAAGAACATTCATTTGATCAAAGCTCCTCATGCAG GAAAAGCCAAGATTATGGAGGAAAAGATGGTGCAGAAGTTACAAGAAGATGTGGAAATGGATGATTGA
- the cog4 gene encoding conserved oligomeric Golgi complex subunit 4, with protein MAENSPIALKRCDSACVSTVNMDAISALTELEDLERVYQQLCAQENEVATELDKLVEQEGSINNKMLGLQRMGPNLQLIGGDASQLAGMITFTCSLAENVSSKVRQLDLAKTRLYKVIQRADDILDLKFCTDGVQTALRNEDYEQAAAHIHRYLSLDQSVIELSRQGQESSAVDASLAMLQEAEQRLKVLVAERLDEAVAAGDLAQVERFFKIFPLLGLHEQGLARFGQYLCSQLASKAEENLLLALGGDLAQRRAALVFADTLTLLLEGIARVVETHQPIVETYYGPGHLYTLITHLQDECDRQAKNIVDKFIQQRNYHNKFQIVQSSMMKGGATEKIEPRELDPVLMEVTLMNARAELYLRFLRRRMMADFEVGDATSTPTITQEHQQSVEKLLKHCVLSRTMQELIGYYIPMEEYYMRETVNKAVAMDTYEKGQLTSSMVDDCFYIVKKCISRALSSSSIDCLCAMINHATSTLEGDFREVLYTKLRQGFPATTLQDIQRGVSSAVSLVHSSLQQGKFNTMSIESAEVAKAAFLVTLNNVEVCSENISTLKRNLESDCSKLFTQGAGSGEQAKIDSCLSDLVNTSSKFKDLLQEGLTELNSTAIKPQVKPWISSFLSISHNIEEEEFSEYEANDPWVQQLIINLETLMAEFKVGLSSVIYDTLTSLMTSLVSMEMEKTLLKCTFSRLGGLQFDRELRSLVAYLTTITTWTIRDKFARLTQMATILNLERVTEILDYWGPNSGPLTWRLTPAEVRQVLALRIDFRSEDIKRLRL; from the exons ATGGCTGAGAACAGTCCCATAGCGTTGAAAAGATGTGATTCGGCCTGTGTATCCACAGTAAATATGGATGCTATCTCAGCTCTGACAGAACTAGAGGACCTAGAAAGGGTCTACCAACAGCTCTGCGCGCAGGAG AACGAGGTGGCGACGGAGCTAGATAAACTGGTGGAGCAGGAAGGCAGCATTAACAATAAGATGTTGGGGCTGCAGAggatggg ACCGAACTTGCAGCTGATTGGAGGAGATGCCAGCCAACTGGCTGGGATGATCACCTTCACCTGCAGCCTGGCGGAAAACGTCAGCAGTAAAGTTAGACAGCTTGACCTGGCAAAG ACACGGCTGTACAAGGTTATCCAGCGGGCCGACGACATTCTGGACCTGAAGTTCTGCACCGATGGCGTGCAGACAGCACTTCGCAACGAGGATTATGAACAGGCTGCTGCCCACATCCACCGTTACCTTTCTCTTGATCAATCAGTCATTGAGCTCAGTCGGCAGGGACAAGAGA GCAGTGCCGTGGACGCCAGCCTGGCCATGTTGCAGGAGGCTGAACAGCGCCTCAAAGTCCTGGTTGCCGAGCGACTTGATGAGGCTGTTGCCGCAGGTGACCTGGCACAGGTGGAAAGGTTCTTCAAGATCTTCCCTTTACTGGGTCTCCATGAACAGGGTCTGGCTCGCTTTGGACAGTACCTTTGCAGCcag CTGGCGTCTAAGGCAGAAGAGAACCTGCTGCTGGCCCTGGGCGGAGACCTGGCGCAGAGGAGAGCTGCTCTGGTGTTTGCTGACACTCTGACTCTGCTGCTGGAGG GCATCGCCCGTGTTGTGGAAACCCACCAGCCCATAGTGGAGACGTACTATGGTCCCGGCCACCTGTACACCCTTATCACACATCTGCAGGATGAGTGTGACCGGCAGGCTAAGAACATTGTGGACAAGTTCATTCAGCAAAGGAACTACCACAATAAG TTTCAGATTGTCCAGAGCAGCATGATGAAGGGTGGTGCCACGGAGAAGATAGAACCCag ggagctGGACCCAGTGCTGATGGAGGTGACTTTGATGAATGCCAGAGCAGAGCTGTACTTGCGTTTCCTGCGTCGTCGTATGATGGCGGACTTTGAGGTCGGGGACGCCACATCAACCCCAACCATCACACAGG agCACCAGCagagtgtggagaagctgctgaAACACTGTGTCCTGAGTCGAACCATGCAGGAGCTGATAGGCTACTACATCCCCATGGAGGAATATTACATGAGAGAGACGGTCAATAAG GCCGTTGCTATGGATACATATGAGAAGGGTCAGCTGACATCCAGCATGGTGGATGACTGTTTCTACATTGTGAAGAAGTGCATCAGCAGAGCTCTGTCCAGCTCCAGCATCGACTGTCTTTGTGCCATGATCAACCATGCCACGTCCACACTGGAGGGGGACTTCAG ggAGGTGCTGTATACCAAGCTGCGCCAGGGcttccctgccaccaccctgcaggACATCCAGCGTGGGGTGAGCAGTGCGGTCAGCCTGGTGCACAGCAGCCTACAGCAGGGCAAGTTCAACACCATGAGCATAGAGAGCGCAGAGGTCGCTAAGGCCGCCTTCCTG GTCACTCTGAATAACGTGGAGGTGTGCAGTGAGAACATCAGTACCCTGAAGAGGAACCTTGAG AGTGACTGTTCGAAGCTGTTCACCcagggggcggggtcaggggAGCAGGCCAAGATTGACAGCTGCCTGTCGGACCTTGTCAATACTTCCAGCAAGTTCAAGGATCTTTTACAG GAGGGTCTGACCGAGCTCAACTCCACGGCCATCAAGCCCCAGGTCAAACCCTGGATCAGCAGCTTCCTGTCAATCTCCCACAACATAGAGGAG gagGAGTTCAGTGAGTATGAGGCCAATGACCCCTGGGTGCAGCAGCTCATCATTAACCTGGAGACACTCATGGCTGAGTTCAAG gtcGGTCTGTCATCAGTCATCTACGATACTCTGACCAGCCTGATGACCAGCCTGGTCTCCATGGAAATGGAGAAGACCCTCCTCAAGTGCACCTTCAGCAGG CTGGGCGGTCTGCAGTTTGACAGGGAGCTGCGTTCTCTGGTGGCCTacctcaccaccatcaccacctggACCATCAGAGACAAGTTTGCTCGCCTCACACAAATGGCTACAATCCTGAACTTGGAGagg gTAACAGAGATTCTGGACTACTGGGGTCCTAACTCGGGTCCTCTGACGTGGCGTCTGACACCGGCCGAGGTGCGGCAGGTTCTGGCGCTCCGTATTGACTTCCGCAGCGAGGACATCAAGAGGCTTCGTCTGTAA